Genomic DNA from Streptomyces sp. PCS3-D2:
GGATCGAACGCGGGCCAGGCCTCGCAGCAGCAGGCGGCGGCCTCCTCGCCCGCCGCCGGGCCCGCGCGCACGAGCACCGGTGCCGCGTCACAGCCCAAGGGTGGTTTGTTCAGTCGCTTCCTGGCCTGGACCAGGGGCGAGTGAGCAGAGTGTGATGCTAGTAACCTCCTGCGTGCTCAGTGGAGTGGATGCTCTAACGATCATGTGGGTAGGCATGGCGGCTGGTTCTCAGAAAGGAGCCGCCGTCATGGGGGTTGCCACAACTCCGTCGTACGACCGCCGGGCGTCCGCCTCCCTCTTCTCCCGTCTGCGGACGGCAAGAGGGCAGGCTGATCCCTTCCCGCTATACGCCGAGCTCCTCGCGCGGGGTGAGGTGGTCCCCGCCCCCTGGGGCGGCTTCGCCGTGACCGGCTTCGCCGCCTGCGACCAGGTCCTGCGCAGTCGTCAATGGCTGGAGCCCGACCGGGAATGGCGTGCGCGCCAGGGGCCCGGGACGCGCTGGAACGCGCCCTCCTCGCGCGAGATGAGCAATACCCTCGCCGCGCTCAACGCCCCGGACCACACCAAGGTGCGCCGGGCGGCGGGCACGTTCGACCGGTCCACCGTCGAGCGCATCGGCCACAATGTGGAACGGACCGCGGATCGGCTCCTCGACGCCTTCACCGAGCGAATACGCACCGGCGAGGCGGACTTCTCGGAGCTCGTCTGCGAGGAGCTGCCGGTCGCCACCATAGGTGACTGGCTCGGGCTGCCGCAGGCCGACTGGCCCACGCTACGCCAGTTGACCCACGATCAGGTCTTCACCCAGGAGCTGCTGCCGTCGGCCAGCCAGCTGGCCCTGTCCGACGCGGCCACCGCCGAACTCCGGGCCTATTTCATGGAGCTGGTGCGCGACCGGCGCTCCCACCCCGGGAACGACCCGGTCACCGGATGGATCCGGGCGTGGGACGCGATCGAACCCGACCGGGACAAGGCCGACGAGGCGGTCTACTTCCTGGTCCTGTTCGTCCTGCTGGCCGCCCTGGAAACCACCGCGACGCTCCTCTCGACGATGACGCTGCGGCTCGTCGAGAGCCCCGAGCGCTGGGACATGGTCGCCGACAACCCGGACCTGGTGACCGGGTTCGTCGAAGAAACGCTTCGTCACGACCCGCCCACCCACGTGATCAGCCGGGTCGCCCCGGAGGACACCGTGCTGGGGGGCTTCGAGATCCGCCGCGACGAGATGGTCCACCTCATGGTCGCCGCGGCGCACCGGGACCCGGCCAGGCACCGCGACCCGGACCGGTTCGACCCCGCACGCGTGCCCGGCCACCTCGCCTTCAGCGGCGGCATCCACTACTGCCTCGGCGCGCCCCTGGCCCGCCTCGAAGCCCAGACCCTGCTCCGCCGGCTGATCCGGCGCCTTCCCCGTCTCACTCTCGTACGCCCCCCGTCGATGGCGCCGCGTGTGGCGTTCCGGCGCCTCCTGAACCTGGACGTGGCCCTCGCATGACCGAATGGACCCCCTCCCCCGTGCGCACCCGGACCGCGCCCAAGGCGCTCCGCGCCGAGCAGGACGGCCCCGTCCTGCACGTCCGCCTCAACCCCTGGGGGCAGGACGACACGCTGGACACCGCGGTTCTGGACGACCTCATCGCCCTGCTCGACGACCTCCACGACAGACCCGACGTCCGGATCCTGACGCTGTCGTCGCTGGGTCCGGACTTCTGCCTGGGTGCCGACCGCGGCGAGTACCAGGAGGCGCTGGGCGACGATCCGTCGGGGGCTGAACTGCGTCGCATCGCCGACAAGGCGCACCGCCTGTGCCAGGCCCTGGAGAACACCCACGCGGTCACCATCGCCCGGCTACACGGGCGGGTCATCGGCGCGGGCCTGGCCCTCGCCGCCTTCTGCGATCTGCGCGCCGGTGCCGACACCAGCCGCTTTCGCATGCCGGAGGTCGGCATCGGGCTACCGCCGGCGTGGGGCGGGGCGATGGGACGCCTGGTCTCCGAGGCCGGCGCCTCCAGGATGCGCGAGCTCATGCTCACCTGCGACGTCTTCGACGCCGACACGGCCCACCGTATCGGTCTGCTGCACCGGACCGCCCCGCTCGACCAACTGGACGCGGTGGTCGACTCCTGGACCAGGCCCCTCGTCCGACGCTCGCCCGAAGCCCTCGTCCTGACCAAACGGATGCTGGCCGGCTACGCACGGGCGGACAGGACGGCAGACGTCTCCCTGCTCGACTCCCATCTCCTGGCAGCTGCTCTCCACCAGCGCGCAAGGGGC
This window encodes:
- a CDS encoding cytochrome P450, with the protein product MGVATTPSYDRRASASLFSRLRTARGQADPFPLYAELLARGEVVPAPWGGFAVTGFAACDQVLRSRQWLEPDREWRARQGPGTRWNAPSSREMSNTLAALNAPDHTKVRRAAGTFDRSTVERIGHNVERTADRLLDAFTERIRTGEADFSELVCEELPVATIGDWLGLPQADWPTLRQLTHDQVFTQELLPSASQLALSDAATAELRAYFMELVRDRRSHPGNDPVTGWIRAWDAIEPDRDKADEAVYFLVLFVLLAALETTATLLSTMTLRLVESPERWDMVADNPDLVTGFVEETLRHDPPTHVISRVAPEDTVLGGFEIRRDEMVHLMVAAAHRDPARHRDPDRFDPARVPGHLAFSGGIHYCLGAPLARLEAQTLLRRLIRRLPRLTLVRPPSMAPRVAFRRLLNLDVALA
- a CDS encoding enoyl-CoA hydratase/isomerase family protein, with translation MTEWTPSPVRTRTAPKALRAEQDGPVLHVRLNPWGQDDTLDTAVLDDLIALLDDLHDRPDVRILTLSSLGPDFCLGADRGEYQEALGDDPSGAELRRIADKAHRLCQALENTHAVTIARLHGRVIGAGLALAAFCDLRAGADTSRFRMPEVGIGLPPAWGGAMGRLVSEAGASRMRELMLTCDVFDADTAHRIGLLHRTAPLDQLDAVVDSWTRPLVRRSPEALVLTKRMLAGYARADRTADVSLLDSHLLAAALHQRARG